A stretch of the Lineus longissimus chromosome 12, tnLinLong1.2, whole genome shotgun sequence genome encodes the following:
- the LOC135497083 gene encoding beta-1,3-galactosyl-O-glycosyl-glycoprotein beta-1,6-N-acetylglucosaminyltransferase-like isoform X2 produces MLYITKSNMNTLRFILKHHRILLMINLVLFIFLFWRVKKTGRKSNDHGIFPRNTDFSCPDLWQSGSSGKMAVQRATEFIKTHHRHMISNSQYSDLTKDCATFQKERGYVMGSMTSEEEDYPIAYSIVMYKDVEQVERLLRAIYRPQNVYCIHVDAKTSNETYETVTKIINCFPNVFHAPIRVNVTWGKPSMMMPDLICMAALLKHSTKWRYFINLTGQEFPLKTNGELVRILKALRGANDLEGTLKRRSTHRFRYSYKTKKRNLPETNINSRKPFLSRYMVWLPDTDCQGRFVRQVCVMGVGDLQTLTTRKELFVNKLHLDFQFLALDCLEEWIFQKMREEYATGRKLDTTYYEGLEFVRNCNCNITDK; encoded by the exons ATGTTATATATCACGAAGTCAAATATGAACACATTACGGTTTATTTTAAAACATCATCGTATTTTACTCATGATAAATCTGGTATTGtttatttttctgttttggcgaGTGAAAAAAACGGGCCGTAAATCGaatgaccacggaatttttccTAGGAATACCGATTTCTCCTGCCCCGATTTATGGCAGTCCGGTTCTTCGGGAAAGATGGCGGTCCAAAGGGCAACGGAATTCATTAAGACACATCATCGACACATGATTTCGAATTCACAGTATTCAGATTTAACTAAGGACTGCGCAACTTTTCAAAAGGAACGTGGTTACGTCATGGGTTCGATGACGTCAGAGGAAGAGGATTATCCAATCGCGTATTCAATAGTCATGTACAAAGATGTAGAGCAAGTAGAGCGTCTCCTGCGCGCAATCTATCGGCCTCAAAACGTTTATTGCATCCACGTGGATGCAAAAACGTCCAATGAAACCTACGAGACTGTCACAAAGATCATCAACTGCTTCCCGAATGTTTTTCATGCTCCGATACGAGTTAATGTAACATGGGGGAAACCCAGCATGATGATGCCCGATTTGATATGCATGGCGGCGCTCCTCAAGCACAGTACAAAATGGCGATATTTCATCAACTTGACTGGCCAGGAGTTTCCCTTGAAGACAAATGGTGAGCTGGTGCGGATCTTAAAGGCTCTTCGCGGGGCCAACGATCTGGAGGGAACTCTCAAAAG GAGAAGCACCCACCGGTTCCGATATTCCTACAAGACGAAGAAGC GCAATTTACCGGAAACCAACATCAACTCCAGGAAGCCATTTCTCTCCCGATATATGGTGTGGCTCCCCGACACGGACTGTCAGGGGAGATTTGTCCGCCAGGTCTGCGTCATGGGCGTTGGGGATTTGCAAACTTTGACCACAAGAAAAGAACTTTTTGTAAATAAGTTGCATTTAGACTTTCAGTTCTTGGCCCTGGATTGTCTAGAGGAATGGATATTTCAGAAGATGCGAGAGGAGTATGCAACAGGAAGAAAGTTGGATACAACGTATTATGAGGGGTTGGAATTCGTAAGGAATTGTAACTGCAACATCACAGACAAATAG
- the LOC135497083 gene encoding beta-1,3-galactosyl-O-glycosyl-glycoprotein beta-1,6-N-acetylglucosaminyltransferase 3-like isoform X1, whose protein sequence is MLYITKSNMNTLRFILKHHRILLMINLVLFIFLFWRVKKTGRKSNDHGIFPRNTDFSCPDLWQSGSSGKMAVQRATEFIKTHHRHMISNSQYSDLTKDCATFQKERGYVMGSMTSEEEDYPIAYSIVMYKDVEQVERLLRAIYRPQNVYCIHVDAKTSNETYETVTKIINCFPNVFHAPIRVNVTWGKPSMMMPDLICMAALLKHSTKWRYFINLTGQEFPLKTNGELVRILKALRGANDLEGTLKRRSTHRFRYSYKTKKRKPPPPLQIVPYKGNMHMTASRGFVDFIVNDPKAHTFYKWVEDTRYPEETYFSTLQHNAHLGAPGAYTGNLPETNINSRKPFLSRYMVWLPDTDCQGRFVRQVCVMGVGDLQTLTTRKELFVNKLHLDFQFLALDCLEEWIFQKMREEYATGRKLDTTYYEGLEFVRNCNCNITDK, encoded by the exons ATGTTATATATCACGAAGTCAAATATGAACACATTACGGTTTATTTTAAAACATCATCGTATTTTACTCATGATAAATCTGGTATTGtttatttttctgttttggcgaGTGAAAAAAACGGGCCGTAAATCGaatgaccacggaatttttccTAGGAATACCGATTTCTCCTGCCCCGATTTATGGCAGTCCGGTTCTTCGGGAAAGATGGCGGTCCAAAGGGCAACGGAATTCATTAAGACACATCATCGACACATGATTTCGAATTCACAGTATTCAGATTTAACTAAGGACTGCGCAACTTTTCAAAAGGAACGTGGTTACGTCATGGGTTCGATGACGTCAGAGGAAGAGGATTATCCAATCGCGTATTCAATAGTCATGTACAAAGATGTAGAGCAAGTAGAGCGTCTCCTGCGCGCAATCTATCGGCCTCAAAACGTTTATTGCATCCACGTGGATGCAAAAACGTCCAATGAAACCTACGAGACTGTCACAAAGATCATCAACTGCTTCCCGAATGTTTTTCATGCTCCGATACGAGTTAATGTAACATGGGGGAAACCCAGCATGATGATGCCCGATTTGATATGCATGGCGGCGCTCCTCAAGCACAGTACAAAATGGCGATATTTCATCAACTTGACTGGCCAGGAGTTTCCCTTGAAGACAAATGGTGAGCTGGTGCGGATCTTAAAGGCTCTTCGCGGGGCCAACGATCTGGAGGGAACTCTCAAAAG GAGAAGCACCCACCGGTTCCGATATTCCTACAAGACGAAGAAGCGTAAGCCTCCGCCACCCCTTCAGATTGTTCCGTATAAGGGAAACATGCACATGACAGCCAGCAGGGGCTTTGTTGACTTCATCGTCAATGACCCCAAGGCGCACACATTCTATAAATGGGTGGAGGACACGCGTTATCCCGAGGAGACGTATTTCTCTACGCTGCAGCACAATGCACATCTTGGGGCACCAGGGGCGTACACAG GCAATTTACCGGAAACCAACATCAACTCCAGGAAGCCATTTCTCTCCCGATATATGGTGTGGCTCCCCGACACGGACTGTCAGGGGAGATTTGTCCGCCAGGTCTGCGTCATGGGCGTTGGGGATTTGCAAACTTTGACCACAAGAAAAGAACTTTTTGTAAATAAGTTGCATTTAGACTTTCAGTTCTTGGCCCTGGATTGTCTAGAGGAATGGATATTTCAGAAGATGCGAGAGGAGTATGCAACAGGAAGAAAGTTGGATACAACGTATTATGAGGGGTTGGAATTCGTAAGGAATTGTAACTGCAACATCACAGACAAATAG